From the genome of Spinacia oleracea cultivar Varoflay chromosome 2, BTI_SOV_V1, whole genome shotgun sequence, one region includes:
- the LOC110802304 gene encoding dihydrofolate reductase: MLKILPSIKIIMGSEYEEIRKPRFLCLHGFRTSGEIMKTQVNKWPESVRSKLDLVYPDGPFPARGKSDVEGIFDPPYYEWFQFNKEFTTYTKFEECLEYIQELMIKHGPIDGLLGFSQGAILSAALPGLQAQGYALTKVPKIKFLVIIGGAKFKAETWAEKAYASPIECPSLHFLGKDDFLKPHGEELLKSVVDPVVIHHPKGHTVPRLDEKSLPTMHSFIDKIQKLISEEEKDKERNVE, from the exons ATGCTAAAAATCCTTCCGTcgataaaaataataatgggGAGTGAGTATGAAGAAATCAGGAAACCCAGATTTCTGTGTCTTCATGGGTTTAGAACAAGCGGGGAAATAATGAAGACGCAGGTCAACAAGTGGCCTGAATCTGTCCGGTCAAAGCTTGATCTTGTTTATCCTGATGGGCCTTTTCCGGCCCGAGGTAAATCCGATGTTGAAGGAATTTTTGATCCTCCTTATTATGAGTGGTTTCAATTTAATAAG gAATTTACGACTTACACAAAATTTGAGGAATGTTTGGAGTATATTCAAGAGCTTATGATTAAGCATGGTCCAATTGATGGTCTTCTGGGTTTCTCTCAG GGGGCGATTTTGTCAGCTGCGTTACCAGGGCTACAAGCACAG GGATATGCTTTGACAAAAGTTCCCAAGATTAAGTTTTTGGTGATAATTGGAGGTGCAAAGTTTAAGGCTGAGACATGGGCAGAGAAAGCATATGCTTCTCCAATTGAATGCCCATCACTCCACTTTCTAG GGAAGGATGACTTCTTGAAGCCTCATGGAGAAGAGCTCCTGAAATCTGTTGTTGATCCTGTTGTTATCCATCATCCCAAGGGCCACACAGTTCCTCGGTTAG ACGAGAAGTCACTGCCAACCATGCATAGCTTCATTGACAAGATTCAGAAGTTAATatccgaagaggagaaagataaaGAACGCAATGTAGAATga